The genomic DNA CGCCTGCGCTCCGCCATTATTGCCAGCATGCGCCGCCGCATGACGGATCTGGGCTTTACCGAGTTCCAGACCCCTATCCTGACAGCATCCTCTCCCGAAGGTGCGCGCGACTTTTTGGTACCTTCCCGCACCCATGCCGGTAAGTTTTACGCACTGCCGCAGGCCCCGCAGCAGTTCAAACAGCTTGCCATGGTGGCCGGGGTTGACCGCTACTTCCAAATTGCTCCGTGCTTCCGTGATGAAGCCTCCCGCGCGGACCGCTCCCCCGGTGAGTTCTACCAGCTCGACTTTGAAATGGCTTTTGCCACGCAGGACGAAATTTTTGCCGTTCTGGAAGAAGTGATGTCTGGCCTGTTTACGGAATTCGGCAAAGGCCGGGCCGTTAGCACCGCGCCGTTTGAGCGTATCCCCTACGCCCGCGCCATGAAGGTGTATGGTTCTGATAAGCCAGATCTGCGCAACCCGCTGCTGATTACCGATGTAACGGAAGATTTTGCTGGTTCCGGCTTTGGCCTGTTTGCCCGCATTGCTGCCGATGGCGGTGAAGTACGCGCTATTCCGGCCCCCGGTGCTGGTGGCCGCCCCCGCTCCTTCTATGACAAGCTGAACGCTTGGGCGCGTGAAAACGGGGCCGGTGGCTTGGGCTACATCACCTTTGCAGAAGAAGGTGGCCAAGGCCCAATTGCCAAAAACCTTGAAGCCGACCGTGTAGAAGCCATTCGCACCAAACTGGGGCTGAAGCCCGGTGATGCGGTGTTCTTTGCTGCGGGCAAGGGGCATGATGTAGCCAAGTTCTCTGGTCTTGTGCGCACACGCATTGCTGAAGAGCTGGATCTGATTGAAAAGGATGCCTTCCGTTTCTGCTGGATCACGGACTTCCCGATGTATGAGCTGAATGAAGAAACGGGGCTGATTGACTTCTCGCACAACCCGTTCTCCATGCCGCAGGGTGGTCTGGAAGCGCTGAATACCAAGAACCCACTGGATATTCTGGCTTACCAGTATGACATTGTGTGTAACGGCATTGAGCTTTCCTCCGGCGCTATCCGTAACCATCTGCCGGATGTGATGATCCGCGCCTTTGAAATTGCTGGTTACCCGGAAAGCGAAGTGGAAGCCCGCTTTGGCGGTATGCTCAACGCCTTCCGCTACGGTGCGCCGCCGCATGGTGGTTCCGCCCCGGGTGTGGACCGTATTGTGATGCTGCTGGCAGATGAACCGAACATTCGCGAAGTTATTCTGTTCCCGCTGAACCAGCAGGGCGAAGACCTGATGATGGGTGCCCCGGCCCCTGTGCCACCCGAACGCCTGAAGGAACTCTCCCTTGCGCTGAACCTGAAGCCCGCTGTCAAGAAAGACTGATCGGGCCTTCACATGTGCATGTAAAAGGGCCACACCACGGCCCTTTTGGCATCCGGGTGGTTGCAAGACCGCGCCGGATGTTTTTTTGTACCGTGTATGAGACGTTCACGCTGCCTGCCACTTCCTCTACCCCTTGCCCAAGGTTTTTGCTTTACGCTGGGGCATAACGCCCGTGCGGTAGGCAAGGCTATTGCATCTGTCATGCTTGGTGGCGTGATCGCCCTACCCTTCTTACATATGGCACATGCACAAACAGCCGGTGCTGTGGTGCCTTCCGGCACTGTCTCGCAAAGCACAACCCCGGCCGAGACACGCCCCAGTGTTACGCCCAACACTGCGCGCTCTTTTTCCGAAACAGATATCAACCAGATTGCCTCGCAACGCGCGGTTTATAATCTTACACTCATAGAAGCCTCTGGCGGTAAAACATTATCGGCCACGGGCACCATGCTTTACAGCGTGCGGCATGGGTGTAGCGGATGGTCCACCCAACAGCGGCTGGATATTCAAAGCGTGACACGCCAAAACGGCGTGGAACACTTGGTATCTGACTATTCTACGTTTGAAAGTGCAGATGGGCGCACTTTGATCTTTCGCACCATGGAAACATCCAACGGCAAATTGCTACAAAATCTGCGGGGGGAAGCCACATTGCACCCGGATGGCTCTGGCACAGCGCATTATGAAAAACCTTTAGCCAAAACACTTTCGCTTCCGGCTGGCACGTTGTTCCCCATCCAGCATACAGTTTCCATTCTGGATGCCGCCCGAAGTGGAAAAA from Acetobacter ascendens includes the following:
- the aspS gene encoding aspartate--tRNA ligase; this translates as MHPYRSHSCSALRASDAGTTARLSGWVHSKRDHGGLLFIDLRDETGLTQIVIPAGSPVMETAEHLRVESVITVTGEVVLRDETTRNPDLATGDIELRARELIVQSSAAVLPLQVAGQEHYSDELRLRYRYIDLRREQVHANIRLRSAIIASMRRRMTDLGFTEFQTPILTASSPEGARDFLVPSRTHAGKFYALPQAPQQFKQLAMVAGVDRYFQIAPCFRDEASRADRSPGEFYQLDFEMAFATQDEIFAVLEEVMSGLFTEFGKGRAVSTAPFERIPYARAMKVYGSDKPDLRNPLLITDVTEDFAGSGFGLFARIAADGGEVRAIPAPGAGGRPRSFYDKLNAWARENGAGGLGYITFAEEGGQGPIAKNLEADRVEAIRTKLGLKPGDAVFFAAGKGHDVAKFSGLVRTRIAEELDLIEKDAFRFCWITDFPMYELNEETGLIDFSHNPFSMPQGGLEALNTKNPLDILAYQYDIVCNGIELSSGAIRNHLPDVMIRAFEIAGYPESEVEARFGGMLNAFRYGAPPHGGSAPGVDRIVMLLADEPNIREVILFPLNQQGEDLMMGAPAPVPPERLKELSLALNLKPAVKKD
- a CDS encoding cell envelope integrity EipB family protein, with the protein product MRRSRCLPLPLPLAQGFCFTLGHNARAVGKAIASVMLGGVIALPFLHMAHAQTAGAVVPSGTVSQSTTPAETRPSVTPNTARSFSETDINQIASQRAVYNLTLIEASGGKTLSATGTMLYSVRHGCSGWSTQQRLDIQSVTRQNGVEHLVSDYSTFESADGRTLIFRTMETSNGKLLQNLRGEATLHPDGSGTAHYEKPLAKTLSLPAGTLFPIQHTVSILDAARSGKTEISSPIFDGTSPDGAADTYITLLGWGNTTPTTDFTALNVLQSGRVHVAFFARTPPNMMPEYEIGMRYFANGVSDNLTLDFGDFRMKGTLHALDLPKPETCHAKPHQKKN